In uncultured Campylobacter sp., a genomic segment contains:
- a CDS encoding helix-turn-helix transcriptional regulator, with protein MLETSDIFNILHNAVEAKNNGKKISHAAMAQRLGVSMRTYQDWRLGTTKPQAATAICQMLCELDSDDAAFVLHKIKKLIGE; from the coding sequence ATGTTAGAAACGAGCGATATATTCAACATTTTGCACAATGCCGTCGAAGCTAAAAACAACGGCAAAAAGATCTCGCACGCTGCGATGGCGCAGAGGTTAGGCGTATCGATGCGGACGTATCAGGACTGGCGCTTGGGCACGACCAAGCCGCAAGCCGCGACCGCGATATGCCAGATGTTGTGTGAGCTCGATAGCGACGACGCTGCGTTTGTGCTGCATAAGATAAAAAAACTTATAGGAGAGTAG
- a CDS encoding HAD-IIIA family hydrolase, giving the protein MIKIIFLDVDGCLSDGGLYHSNGGEEMKKFNVKDGFGIQEWQRLGLKVAIITGKSSQIVANRARELKIDTLFQGEKDKLSRAEQILKNFNLSFDEAAAIGDDINDAKLLNAVAISFKPADALSSLKADVALSKNGGCGAVREMIEMLVDKNGMRKEWNSKWL; this is encoded by the coding sequence GTGATAAAGATCATATTTTTAGACGTAGACGGCTGCCTTAGCGACGGCGGGCTGTACCATTCAAACGGCGGCGAAGAGATGAAGAAATTTAATGTAAAAGACGGGTTTGGCATCCAGGAGTGGCAGCGGCTGGGGCTAAAGGTCGCGATCATCACCGGCAAAAGCTCGCAGATCGTCGCAAACCGCGCGCGCGAGCTAAAGATCGATACGCTCTTTCAAGGCGAAAAAGACAAGCTCTCAAGGGCGGAGCAAATTTTAAAAAATTTCAACCTAAGCTTCGATGAGGCCGCTGCAATTGGCGATGATATAAACGACGCGAAGCTTTTAAATGCGGTCGCGATCAGCTTCAAGCCCGCCGATGCGCTAAGCTCGCTAAAAGCGGACGTCGCGCTAAGCAAAAACGGCGGCTGCGGCGCGGTGCGCGAGATGATCGAAATGCTCGTCGATAAAAACGGCATGCGCAAAGAGTGGAATAGCAAATGGCTGTAG
- the lptC gene encoding LPS export ABC transporter periplasmic protein LptC codes for MVIKIFYVAIAIFCVAMVFLSVQTPYFSDMFRQDLSIANMEMKKIVDYQIGERVDAKFTADGGTRYKDRDEFVNFKAEEIGADLNHTLVSKTATRAGELIKFNGDAHYVNSRGFDYTAQEIIYDTSSKIVRSDVPYVLRQGGDRITGASISYDTKTKQTNSKGIHAWYLIKDQNSTN; via the coding sequence ATGGTGATAAAAATTTTCTACGTCGCGATTGCGATCTTTTGCGTCGCGATGGTGTTTTTAAGCGTGCAGACGCCTTATTTTAGCGATATGTTTAGGCAAGATCTAAGCATTGCGAATATGGAGATGAAAAAGATCGTCGATTATCAGATCGGCGAGCGCGTGGATGCTAAATTTACCGCGGACGGCGGCACTCGCTATAAGGATCGCGACGAGTTTGTAAATTTTAAAGCCGAGGAGATTGGCGCAGATCTAAATCACACTTTGGTTTCAAAGACCGCGACGCGCGCAGGCGAGCTGATAAAATTTAACGGCGACGCGCACTATGTAAATAGCAGAGGCTTTGATTACACGGCGCAAGAGATCATCTACGATACGAGCAGCAAGATCGTCCGCTCAGACGTGCCGTACGTGCTGCGCCAAGGCGGCGACCGTATCACGGGCGCAAGCATAAGCTACGACACCAAAACCAAACAAACAAACTCAAAAGGAATCCACGCATGGTATTTAATAAAAGATCAAAACTCCACAAACTAA
- a CDS encoding substrate-binding domain-containing protein — protein sequence MKRAIIAILLVFILMAFDFTFYSLVVKRYVNQSSAEMQTKSIELHKFLPFEQGSQIVRVSSSLKLSGNLPIIDGAAALYPVFSAFVAASYPKESVEFDGQNFTNASRLKFSNTRGAYRAISDGKADLIFVAAPSKQQLDYAQEKGVRLRFVPIGLEAFVFIINANNKVSNLTVDQVRGIYSGEFDDWSQLGGERMRIDAVQRNAGSGSQSAFLKFMGETQPKRKITGFFGSAIGFSFRYYVEGIVQNGGVKMLSLNGAYPNKENISSRKYPLVAEIYAVYDENNKNENIRILIDWILSPQGQSIIENSGYVPIKG from the coding sequence ATGAAGCGTGCAATTATCGCCATTTTGCTGGTGTTTATCTTGATGGCTTTCGATTTTACATTTTACAGCCTCGTCGTGAAGCGATACGTAAATCAAAGCAGCGCCGAGATGCAGACCAAATCGATCGAGCTGCATAAATTTCTGCCGTTTGAGCAGGGCTCGCAGATCGTGCGCGTTAGCTCCAGCTTAAAACTTAGCGGCAATCTGCCCATAATCGACGGAGCAGCGGCTTTGTATCCCGTCTTTTCGGCGTTCGTCGCGGCGAGCTATCCGAAGGAAAGCGTGGAATTTGACGGGCAAAATTTCACGAATGCTAGCAGGCTTAAATTTAGCAATACCCGCGGCGCGTACAGGGCCATAAGCGACGGCAAGGCGGATCTCATTTTCGTCGCCGCCCCTTCGAAGCAGCAGCTTGATTATGCGCAGGAAAAGGGCGTGCGCTTGCGCTTCGTGCCGATCGGGCTGGAGGCGTTCGTCTTTATCATAAATGCAAATAATAAAGTTTCAAATTTAACCGTGGATCAGGTGCGAGGGATCTATTCTGGGGAGTTTGACGATTGGTCGCAGCTCGGCGGCGAGCGCATGCGAATAGATGCCGTGCAGCGAAACGCGGGCAGCGGCAGCCAGAGCGCGTTTTTGAAATTTATGGGCGAGACACAACCTAAGCGCAAGATCACTGGCTTTTTCGGCAGCGCGATCGGCTTTTCGTTTCGATACTACGTCGAGGGGATCGTGCAAAACGGCGGCGTGAAGATGCTTAGCCTAAACGGCGCGTATCCGAACAAAGAAAATATCTCTAGCCGTAAATACCCGCTCGTAGCCGAAATTTACGCGGTTTACGACGAAAACAACAAAAACGAAAATATCCGCATCTTGATAGATTGGATCCTTTCGCCGCAGGGGCAAAGCATCATCGAAAATAGCGGCTACGTGCCGATTAAAGGCTAA
- the dsbD gene encoding protein-disulfide reductase DsbD has protein sequence MIRSLILAAFFLLGLGAEPLKPSDAFKLNAAAQSDSVTLSFDIADGVYLYQNEIKIFIGSAEVTNLINLPAATEYKDYKIYEGNFSVTVPLGLVLANAADSDDFVLNGDFLGCTKSGFCYQPQQFGFSFKRVVEGYQISKISNSELKKYRKGANSAHISDTFSAQGGAVNFKSNTTAAGAETDSVADSHAAGNSAASSAENAAVNSHQTSAHKNPHANSISEQDKILNVLGSKSFIAAIALFFGYGVLLSLSPCVYPLIPILSSIIVAKTSSKPSAKTSLAVSLAYIFGMASSYAILGAFVAIFGQNLQGLLQTPLALILTSLIFAALALSMFGFYEIRLPARFQSFLNSKSEKSGGLIGVFSMGLISALVVSPCISAPLAGALVYIAGSGDVLLGAAALFALGLGSGALLLVVGLGGALPRPGAWMEAVPKIFGFLLLFTAVWISRALIGENLSLLIYAVLGAIFAGFLGLFDGGASGIKRALALVIALYSALLLAGFASGAKDFSRPLGNLIPQSTRYSSGGPGGESLQAGEIFRVKNLSGAHFSFVHDLAQLQGEIENSKKPVIVDFWASWCKNCEQSERAFADPALADALDKFSLFKIDLSEDSEQNRAIKAHFNVFGPPTILFFQEGAEITNLRQIGSVNSEKLAEILSEI, from the coding sequence TTGATCAGATCACTGATTTTGGCAGCGTTTTTTCTCTTAGGTTTGGGCGCCGAGCCCCTGAAACCCTCCGATGCGTTCAAGCTTAACGCGGCGGCGCAAAGCGATAGCGTAACGCTAAGCTTTGATATCGCGGACGGGGTTTATCTCTATCAAAACGAGATAAAAATTTTCATCGGCAGTGCGGAGGTCACAAATTTAATAAATCTGCCCGCCGCGACCGAATATAAGGATTATAAAATTTACGAGGGCAATTTTAGTGTTACCGTGCCTTTAGGCCTCGTGCTCGCAAATGCCGCAGACAGCGATGATTTCGTGCTTAACGGCGATTTTTTGGGTTGCACGAAATCCGGCTTTTGCTACCAACCGCAGCAGTTCGGCTTTAGCTTCAAGCGCGTGGTGGAGGGCTATCAGATCAGCAAAATTTCAAACTCCGAGCTGAAAAAATATCGAAAAGGCGCAAATTCCGCGCATATTTCTGACACGTTCAGCGCACAAGGCGGGGCTGTAAATTTTAAAAGCAATACTACAGCAGCGGGCGCAGAGACAGATTCCGTGGCGGACTCGCACGCAGCGGGAAATTCCGCGGCAAGCTCGGCAGAAAACGCCGCTGTAAATTCCCATCAAACTTCTGCGCACAAAAATCCGCACGCAAATTCCATCTCCGAGCAGGATAAAATTTTAAACGTTCTTGGCAGCAAGAGCTTCATCGCGGCGATCGCGCTGTTTTTCGGCTATGGCGTGCTGCTCTCGCTAAGCCCTTGCGTCTATCCGCTCATCCCGATCCTCTCGTCGATCATAGTGGCGAAAACCTCCTCTAAGCCGAGCGCGAAAACGAGCCTCGCCGTAAGCCTCGCGTATATTTTTGGGATGGCGAGCTCGTATGCGATTTTAGGAGCTTTCGTAGCGATTTTTGGGCAAAATTTACAAGGTCTGCTGCAAACTCCGCTCGCGCTGATCCTAACCTCGCTAATATTCGCCGCGCTCGCGCTTTCGATGTTCGGATTTTACGAGATCCGCCTGCCTGCGCGTTTTCAAAGCTTCTTAAACAGCAAAAGCGAAAAGAGCGGCGGTCTGATCGGAGTTTTTTCGATGGGGCTTATCTCGGCTCTTGTCGTATCGCCGTGCATCTCCGCTCCGCTTGCGGGTGCGCTCGTTTATATCGCGGGCAGCGGCGACGTCTTGCTGGGTGCGGCGGCTCTTTTTGCGCTTGGGCTCGGAAGCGGCGCGCTGCTGCTTGTGGTGGGGCTTGGCGGCGCACTACCGAGGCCCGGAGCTTGGATGGAGGCGGTGCCTAAAATTTTCGGCTTTTTGCTGCTTTTTACGGCGGTGTGGATTTCGCGCGCGCTCATCGGCGAAAATTTAAGCCTGCTGATTTATGCGGTTTTGGGCGCGATTTTCGCAGGATTTTTGGGGCTGTTTGACGGCGGCGCGAGCGGGATAAAGCGCGCTTTGGCCCTTGTAATCGCGCTATATTCGGCGCTGCTGCTTGCAGGCTTTGCCAGCGGCGCGAAAGATTTTTCCAGACCGCTTGGTAATCTAATCCCGCAAAGCACGAGATATTCCAGCGGCGGCCCCGGCGGCGAGAGCTTGCAAGCAGGCGAAATTTTTCGCGTTAAAAATTTAAGCGGCGCGCATTTTTCGTTTGTGCACGATCTGGCGCAGCTGCAGGGCGAAATAGAAAATTCCAAAAAGCCCGTGATAGTGGATTTTTGGGCTAGCTGGTGTAAAAATTGCGAGCAGAGCGAGCGAGCGTTCGCAGATCCCGCTCTTGCGGACGCTCTTGATAAATTTAGCCTTTTTAAGATCGATCTTAGCGAAGATAGCGAGCAAAACAGAGCGATAAAAGCTCATTTCAACGTATTCGGCCCGCCTACGATTCTGTTTTTTCAAGAGGGCGCCGAGATTACGAACCTGCGCCAGATCGGCAGCGTAAATTCCGAAAAGCTGGCTGAGATTTTAAGCGAAATTTAG
- the lptA gene encoding lipopolysaccharide transport periplasmic protein LptA gives MVFNKRSKLHKLILSAALISGFSATTLSAAQEQVEVTADNFFADEIKQISVLTGNVRIKKGAYDTLNSDKVTIYFDAKRQPTKYVATGNANFKILLNQKHYDGKGGVLTYDPTIEAYTLENNAYLHEAETKKEVYGDKIIVNRQKGTYEVKSGGGEKKPVRLIFQVEDQNK, from the coding sequence ATGGTATTTAATAAAAGATCAAAACTCCACAAACTAATACTTTCAGCTGCGCTAATTTCGGGCTTTAGCGCGACTACTCTTAGCGCCGCGCAGGAGCAGGTCGAGGTCACGGCGGATAATTTTTTCGCCGACGAGATCAAGCAGATCAGCGTGCTGACGGGCAACGTTCGCATCAAAAAGGGCGCTTATGATACGCTAAATTCCGATAAAGTGACGATCTATTTCGACGCCAAGCGCCAACCTACAAAATATGTCGCGACGGGAAACGCAAATTTTAAAATTTTACTCAATCAGAAGCATTACGACGGCAAGGGCGGCGTGCTGACCTACGATCCGACTATCGAGGCTTACACGCTTGAAAACAACGCCTATCTGCACGAGGCCGAGACCAAAAAGGAGGTTTACGGCGATAAGATCATCGTAAATCGCCAAAAGGGCACCTACGAAGTAAAAAGTGGCGGCGGCGAGAAAAAGCCCGTGCGTCTGATCTTTCAGGTCGAAGATCAAAACAAATGA
- the hisB gene encoding imidazoleglycerol-phosphate dehydratase HisB, which translates to MISKNRATKETKIELELELYGRGAAQIQTGIGFFDHMLSAFAKHAWIDLSLRCEGDLQVDFHHSVEDCGIVLGSAIKETIYPAQNIERFGDSVVVMDEAAVSAALDFSNRAFLVFDCPSLKRGKIGEFDAELVEEFFRALAFNANFTLHLSQIRGENLHHVAEAAFKAFAVAFRRAISINERAGVPSTKGVL; encoded by the coding sequence ATGATAAGCAAAAATAGGGCTACGAAAGAGACCAAAATCGAGCTTGAGCTGGAGCTTTACGGGCGCGGCGCGGCGCAGATACAAACTGGCATCGGTTTTTTCGATCATATGCTTAGCGCGTTTGCCAAGCACGCGTGGATCGATCTGAGCTTGCGCTGTGAGGGCGATTTGCAGGTCGATTTTCACCACAGCGTCGAGGACTGCGGCATCGTGCTCGGAAGCGCGATCAAAGAGACGATCTATCCCGCGCAAAACATCGAGCGCTTCGGTGATAGCGTCGTGGTGATGGACGAAGCCGCCGTAAGCGCCGCGCTTGATTTTTCCAACCGCGCGTTTTTGGTATTTGACTGCCCGAGCCTGAAGCGCGGCAAGATCGGCGAATTCGATGCCGAACTCGTGGAGGAATTTTTTCGCGCTCTGGCTTTCAACGCAAATTTTACGCTGCATCTAAGCCAGATCCGCGGCGAAAATCTACATCACGTCGCAGAGGCCGCGTTTAAGGCGTTTGCCGTCGCATTCCGTCGCGCGATAAGTATCAACGAGCGCGCCGGCGTGCCTAGCACCAAGGGCGTTTTATAA
- a CDS encoding GNAT family N-acetyltransferase, protein MIRLKKARLCDISRMQELVKEEVQNGVILPLESDEIAANIRSYVLAFGCDFKADTSFDSKENLSFDSKENSDLNLVRNFDSNLARNADLNLIQSSAENFAENISENSAEDAAGNFAPQLATSQNSAPRNSAAQVVSGASRAQAGKGQNLRSEYSQSAGVLQTERSRLCESQSAKNAEILAGFASLKIFNADLAEVRSLIVAPQFRRRGIARAIVNELLDEAKFYGLKSVFTLTYQKEFFERLGFTEIPKDELPAQKIWADCIKCKKFPVCNEIALIYTL, encoded by the coding sequence ATGATACGGCTAAAAAAAGCGCGCCTTTGCGACATTTCGCGCATGCAGGAGCTCGTAAAAGAGGAGGTGCAAAACGGCGTGATCTTGCCGCTTGAAAGCGATGAAATTGCGGCGAATATCCGCTCATACGTGCTGGCGTTCGGCTGCGATTTTAAGGCGGATACGAGTTTTGATTCCAAGGAAAATTTGAGTTTTGATTCTAAAGAAAATTCCGATTTAAATTTAGTCAGGAATTTTGATTCAAATTTAGCGCGCAATGCCGATTTAAATTTAATCCAAAGCTCCGCCGAAAATTTTGCCGAAAATATTTCTGAAAATTCCGCCGAAGATGCCGCGGGTAATTTTGCGCCGCAACTAGCTACGTCTCAAAATAGCGCGCCACGAAATAGCGCAGCGCAAGTCGTATCCGGGGCGAGCCGCGCGCAAGCGGGCAAAGGGCAAAATTTACGGAGCGAATATTCGCAAAGCGCGGGCGTTTTGCAAACCGAACGTTCGCGGCTTTGCGAATCGCAGTCCGCAAAAAATGCCGAAATCTTGGCGGGCTTTGCTTCGCTTAAAATTTTTAACGCCGATCTTGCCGAGGTGCGCTCGCTCATCGTCGCTCCGCAGTTTCGCAGGCGCGGCATTGCCAGAGCTATCGTAAACGAGCTGCTAGACGAAGCGAAATTTTATGGGCTAAAAAGCGTATTTACGCTCACCTATCAAAAGGAATTTTTCGAGCGGCTCGGTTTTACCGAAATCCCAAAGGACGAGCTGCCCGCGCAAAAAATTTGGGCCGATTGTATTAAATGCAAAAAGTTTCCGGTATGCAACGAAATCGCACTTATCTATACCTTATAG
- the ppk2 gene encoding polyphosphate kinase 2, whose product MSKEIKTETGEIALKEIEFKSSKYEKISFKDYEMLLQRYQIELLKLQKFVKEKGLKILILMEGRDAAGKGGTIKRLTEHLNPRGCRIVALEKPSNVEKTQWYFQRYVAHLPSGGEIAIFDRSWYNRAMVEPVMGFCTHAEHKDFLRQVPKFEELLVSAGIILFKFYFSVSKEEQKRRFESRRTDPLKQYKLSPVDARSQELWNQYTLAKYSMLLASNTEFAPWTILDSNDKKIARLNAFRCILSRIDYPEKIDAKELAVDPNLVRNGTREIVLMEDSQKSEAWRKLESPSRKNKKDKKKG is encoded by the coding sequence ATGAGCAAAGAGATCAAAACCGAAACGGGCGAAATAGCGCTGAAAGAGATAGAATTTAAAAGCTCAAAGTACGAAAAAATCTCGTTCAAAGACTACGAGATGCTGCTGCAAAGATACCAGATCGAGCTTTTGAAGCTGCAAAAATTCGTAAAAGAAAAAGGCTTAAAAATTTTGATTTTGATGGAGGGGCGCGACGCGGCGGGCAAAGGCGGCACGATCAAGCGTTTAACCGAGCACCTAAACCCGCGCGGATGCCGCATCGTAGCGCTCGAAAAGCCGAGCAATGTCGAAAAGACGCAGTGGTATTTCCAGCGCTACGTCGCGCACCTACCCAGCGGCGGCGAGATTGCGATCTTTGACCGCAGCTGGTACAACCGCGCGATGGTCGAGCCGGTGATGGGCTTTTGCACCCACGCCGAGCATAAAGATTTCCTGCGCCAAGTGCCTAAATTTGAGGAGCTTTTGGTAAGCGCGGGGATAATTTTGTTTAAATTTTACTTTTCGGTCTCCAAAGAGGAGCAAAAAAGGCGCTTTGAATCGCGCCGTACCGACCCGCTGAAGCAATACAAACTCTCGCCGGTGGATGCGAGATCGCAAGAGCTGTGGAATCAATACACGCTCGCAAAATACTCGATGCTACTAGCTTCAAATACCGAGTTTGCGCCGTGGACGATCCTTGATAGCAACGACAAAAAGATCGCGCGGCTAAACGCCTTCCGCTGCATACTCTCGCGCATAGACTATCCCGAAAAGATCGATGCAAAGGAGCTTGCGGTGGATCCAAACCTCGTGCGAAACGGCACCAGGGAGATAGTGCTAATGGAGGATAGCCAAAAAAGCGAGGCTTGGCGCAAGCTGGAAAGCCCCTCTCGCAAGAACAAGAAGGATAAGAAAAAGGGTTGA